The genomic interval ccttgagttcctttaaagccaccgaGAGCACAGCCcttcattgacacagtctgtggccacagggaatgTGGAGGggaacaaaatgagaaatggcacaaaataTGACATTTCTTTGAGGACAAGATGAAGAAactaaaacaaagtaaaaaagcCCACAACCAAAGGAACAAGAAGTAtaaaagatgacttttattacaagtgatttgcagaaattggccagcagtttaatgtttccGAAACCATCCCGTCATCagtctccacactgcagccttgagctcctggttcctcaggctgtagatgagggggttcagggcttGAGGCACtactgagtacagaactgacagggccagatccagggatggggaggacatggaggggggcttcaggtaggaaAATGCTCCAGTGCAGACaaacagggagaccacagccaggtgagggaggcaggtggaaaaggctttgtgccgtccctgctcagaggggatcctcagcacggccctgaagatctgcacataggagaaaacaatgaacacaaaacaaccaaatgccAAACACACACTAAAAGCAATGAGCCTAAATAAcctgaggtgggatttggagcaggagagcttgaggatctgggggatttcacagaagaactggcccagggcattgccatggcacaggggcaggaaaaatgtattggccgtgtgcagcagagcattgagaaaggcactggcccaggcagctgctgccatgtgggcacaagctctgctgcccaggagggtcccatagtgcaggggtttgcagatggacacgtagcggtcgtagcacatgatggtcaggacGAAAAGCTCTGCTCCCATGAAGAAGATAAGCAGAAAcacctgagcagcacatcctgagtaggagatggtgctggtgtcccagagggaattgtgcatggctttggggacagtggtgcagatggagcccaggtcgctgagggccaggttgagcaggaagaagaacatgggcgtgtgcaggtggtggccgcaggtTACGGtgctgatgatgaggccgttgcccaggagggcagccagggagatgcccaggaagaggcagaagtgcaggagctgcagctgccgcgtgtctgccagtgccagcaggaggaagtggctgatggagctgctgttggacattggctgtggctgcacatggagacctgttcaggcagaaaggacagtgacaagTCAGGAGGAGGCAGTATTTAAGGAATGTATTTAGACCGTCAGCTTATTGTTCTAAAACCTAGGAGAAAGGTTAGGAAGTGTACTGGAGTTAATTAAGGATTATAGTAATATAAGTATATAATAGTAGGTTAATAGAGTTAATTAACTGTTTAGTAGAGTTAAATAAGGGTTATAATTTTATAACTATACAATGGTAATTTCCAGAACTACTAATATATGGACAatgaataaaaagcaaaacttaTTTTGTCTCAACCTTCGCCAAGCAGGAAATTAAAAGCAGTCTCAGGAAAGCTCCTGACCTTTACAGCAATCCCAGATTTACCTTCTTTGGGAAGTGTCCTgcggagctgtgcccaggctggtctggagctgggagcagccctgccccagccagcagctctcagcagcagcacctgccctgctcagggtggctccttccccccacagcttctctccagcgctgggagcagctccccgggccggctgagagctgttcctggcaggcagcagagtccctggcccagcacagcgccctgggctgcaggaccctgctctgcaggacagccctgggcacccctggctgctctgcacaagagatgatcagagaatgtactcacagggtctgtgggcattgggatgttcccgctgtaggagatcactccaggagctgcagctgcattgtcctgcagccagaggttcctgtgccaagggctggcactgattctgccccaggcacttctcagcaccttcccagctctgactgatggaagctctctgtgcctctgtgctgtgcccgggctggctgcaggcagtgccccagccctgctgggctgggagaagagctgctcatccagagaaatgtgcttttgaagctctccttggttaccaggatcaccctctgtgccaggagcctggcccagctcagcagcacagacacagcacaaggactttaatgaccctctggggctttgtgctcaggccctgaacatcaggccctgagagggagctgcagaaacctctccagaactccaagtcagaatccaactccaaagtttctttgacttttaatgggtcccactgagggacacgactgagaaagtgtccccaggccccaggcagagcagagaactggaggcactgatgacaggtggggacaaagagaagccaagtcttggtgccctggggcacggcagggtctgtgccaccaagggctgtcaggagacaccttgtcctgaggcactggggcctcctggcacagccccagccaggctgggcactgtcagccccttgtcctgccctctgcatccccccccagcccacatcccagtggcctcagggatctgctggaaggagtccctggagagccttgctcaggaatggccctgggggctccttcatgctcccagggactgcaggtttttcaaagcactttggctttggcttttgccttgtagtctctgagagctttgtgcagtcatggtctccaattatctgctgtaattagtccctggaaaggctttgtcaggaacaacactcagtggggctcatgaatgcttcaaggtacttcagttcttttaaagtacttggtgtttcccttttgatccagtCTCTGTGAGAagtttgtgcaatcatggccccaattatctgctttaacgagtcccttgagagctttgtactggcactcagtggggctcattgatgctttgagatactcaaggagtttaaggtcctttggattgtcctttacactctgagtctctgagaggtttttgtgccatcctggcctccaattctctcctccaaggagtccatgaggagcctgtgttggggatggacctcactggcacccattaatggcttgatgttataaacgccaatcacttgttttaaaaatttataaaagtttaataaaaataaattgaaaagaaaaaaaattaatacaagtaaagtaataaagattaaacaattagagttaggacaattaaagagacaataacagcaaaaagttacagcccgggctgggtacctccCTCTGGAtaaaagtgagccaggagaaggaccccgataaaagagaattccctccttaagaggggtaacctgttgcatacacaaatcacttcatgaatatgcatatatttat from Anomalospiza imberbis isolate Cuckoo-Finch-1a 21T00152 unplaced genomic scaffold, ASM3175350v1 scaffold_53, whole genome shotgun sequence carries:
- the LOC137467202 gene encoding olfactory receptor 14A16-like is translated as MSNSSSISHFLLLALADTRQLQLLHFCLFLGISLAALLGNGLIISTVTCGHHLHTPMFFFLLNLALSDLGSICTTVPKAMHNSLWDTSTISYSGCAAQVFLLIFFMGAELFVLTIMCYDRYVSICKPLHYGTLLGSRACAHMAAAAWASAFLNALLHTANTFFLPLCHGNALGQFFCEIPQILKLSCSKSHLRLFRLIAFSVCLAFGCFVFIVFSYVQIFRAVLRIPSEQGRHKAFSTCLPHLAVVSLFVCTGAFSYLKPPSMSSPSLDLALSVLYSVVPQALNPLIYSLRNQELKAAVWRLMTGWFRKH